Within the Liquorilactobacillus nagelii DSM 13675 genome, the region ACCTTGTTGTTGATTTATTAGGCGGTGCACCAATCTATGAAGCATTGCTTAAGCAGATGACAATGCCTAAAACTGTTCAGCAACTTCATCGACCTGATCATTTGGAAATACCGGTTTTTTTGGCAGTCCCTTAAACGGCAAAATGGTCCGAGACATGCCATGGCCTAAAGAAGCACTGCTCATTGGAATCCGGCGTGGTGAACAAGAAGTGATTCCACATGGTGACACCTTGATTCATGAAGGTGATACGTTAGTACTGTTAACTGATACAACCCAACGAACCCGAGTTAAACAACGGATTGATGCATTATTAGCAACTTTAGAAAAAAAACACTGAGACTAAGTTAATAGGCAAATTGGTCTATCATATAATAATATTAGATTAAGTGGGTCCGTTGCCAGACATAAACATATTGGGAAACTATATACAAATACGGCGAAGTACGAAAAACGCTGAAAAAGAATTAGTTGAACCTATTTTTGAAAAATACAAAGATAAATAATAAGCTGAAATGCCTTGCTACCCAATTTTTCATAGTCATGCTATAATGAAAAAGAAAAAGGAAGTCCCACGTGAACAGGACTTCCCGTGTAGAGCCGTTAAAGACGTGGCAGATATTAAAACAACACTAGTTCGCCCCATAAACCGGTCAAAGTTATGTGGGGCGGCTTTTTCATTTGTGGTGTTGTCGATATAGCTGAGTAGCGCGATTAAAAACGTGCCAAACAGCAACATCAACGAGAGTGTCTGAAAGACGCTCATTGACTGTGAAGCCTTCCTGAAGATTATTCCATGTTCCCATGAGCCTCACCTCGCAAGGGAAAAGACAATCATTGCCATTAAAGCTTCTTGCTTAATCTATTATACAGGGAAATGGGGATAGAATAGTGTCTATGCATAATCAGCTTTCTTTAATCTTCGAGCCATAAATAGCCAAGCTATTAACGAAAACAACAGGACTATAAATACCGTGATGTAACTCGTGTTTCCGTGATAAGTTAAAGATTCGATCCAAAAAAATTAAGACAACTAGGATATTCACGAGAAACCTTGTTTCCAGATGAAAAAACATTTGATGGTAAATACAGGGAAACGATAAATTCAATTAATAATTCGCACTAAGCTTAAAGGCCACTAGGGTATACCCTAATGGTCTTTTTTATTTCTGTGCTATACTAGGAATTACAAGTGTTCATTAGAACTGTCCAAAAGGAGAATTGGAAATGGCTAAAATCGGTTATGCGCGTGTGAGTTCCAAGGAGCAACATTTAGATCGACAGTTAGCGGCTTTAAAAGACGTTGATAAATTATTTACGGATAAATTAAGTGGGGCTAACACTAATCGGCCAGAACTGCAAAAAATGCTGGCCTATATTCGTGAGGGTGATATTGTAATGGTCACTGAATTAGATCGTTTAGGCAGAAACAACCATGATTTGACTAAGATCATGAACTCCATTCAAAATAAGGTGCCACCCTAGATGTGTTGAATTTACCGTCCATGACAGGGATTGCTGACCCCAATTTACGTCAACTCATGACCAACCTCATTATTGAACTTTTAAATACCAAGCTGAAAGTGAACGTAAGCGGATCATCGAACGTCAGCAACAAGGCATTGCCCTGGCTAAACAACAAGGCAAATATCATGGGCGCAAACCCCAATACACCCAAGGCGATCCCCGCTTGCAACATGCTTTTAAGCTTTATCGAGCAGGCATGAGTGACATTGATGTGTCCCAAAATACAGGTATTAAACGGACGACCTTTATTCGATACCGTGTGAAATACGGTATTAAAAGAAAATAGGGCCCCCTTTTGGTTGGCGCTGGTCCGTGTCAAGTAGACAGGTCAAATAATTAAAGTTCCTATGCAATTTCTTTTACGGCATGATCCGATATTCCATCGGCGTCATGCCGTTTTGGTTTCTTGGCGTCGTTCATAGTTATACCAGTGAATGGTGTCTTCAATCTGTTTCATCATCTCAACTTCAGATAAAGCTTGTTCAAATGCAAAGCGTTCGGTTTTCAGATGACTCCAGAAGCTTTCCATCGGGCTGTTATCCCCTGGAGTGCCTGGGCGAGACATACTATGAATAATGCCTTCTCCAGCCAAAAATGTATTGTACTCGCCACCTGTGTACGCCGATCCTTGATCACTATGCATCGTCTTGGGCTTAATGCCATTATTGTTCTTAAGGGCCAATTTGATGGTATCTGTCACTAGTTGTGCAGTCTCAGTTGGCGCGACGCGCCAGGCAATAATGCTATGATCATACAGATCTTTTACGGCACTGAGTCGAAGCTTCTTCTCGTTCTTGATTCCATAGGTTAACTCTGAACAATCGTGACCATGACTAAATTAGGCCTGACTGGATGGAACGCATGTCCAGCGTCCACAGTGTACAGCTTGTTGGCAAGGAGATACTCTTTCTTCTCGGCTCTGCGATCATGCTTCGCGACGCGAAGAAGAGGCCCGTATGTGACCTTTGCGCATAATTCGACGAACACGGCCGTGACTGACATGATACGGCGTTTCGACGTTGATGTAGGTCACGAGTCGCTTAACGCCGAAGATGTAATGATTATTTTCTTCAAGCTCAATAATATATTCGAGAATCGCCTGATTCTCTAATTGATGTATCGTTGGTTTACGATTCAACCACTTGTAATATGCGGCACGCGAAATATCAAGAGCACGGCACGCAGTGCTAATGCCATAAGGCTTGGCCGAATCTGGATTCATTTCTTGTGCGAGTTGTTGAATGGTCTGATATTGCTCGTCTGAGCGGCATTCCTTCTTTCTATTTCCTGAAGTTTTTTTAGAACGGCGGCCTCCGTTGAGACGTATTCAAGTCGCGCCTTAAGGCGTTTGATCTCAAGATCCTTCTTCTCAAGTTCGGTCAGTTGATCATTATTTCCTTGGATTTACCACGCCGATCGGCAAGTGACGATTCACCACTTCGCTTGAATTTCTTGACCCAGGCATAGACTTGTCCATACGAAACGTCGAAGTGCTTTGTCGCTTCAACGTAATTCAATTCATTGGCGATAGTCCATTGTGCAATCTCGATACGTTCAGCTTGCGTCGTCTTAAGGCCATCCTTCATGGGTGCAGCCCTCCTAGCGGATTTAAGTAATTTACCACCATTATACAGGGAAACCCATTGAACTATGACCACTATTGGGAATACCGAATTCTCTGGCTAACTTGGGATATGAGGTACTACCTCCAAGATACTTCTGAACGACCTCAAGTTTGAATTCTTGAGAGTAGACTCGATTGGTTCGTTTTCGCTTAAGCCCGTCCACACCATCTGACTCGTAACGTTCTAACCATTGCTGGATTTGTGAATCATGAACACCATACTGTCTATGAATTGAATTAGCAGACTGGCCCTTTTGGACCAGACCAATATAAAAGAGCTTCTCATCTAACGTATATCTAGAACCTTTTCGGCCCATACAAAAACTCCTTTCTAGGAAGACAAGCTTTAATTATTTGCTGTCTACCCAAGAAGGAGTATAGCCTTAACTGAAAGGGTCCCTATTTTCTTTACTTAATAAGTCTAATTAAATTAGGTAGATTGCAAATTTAATCCGAATTTTGGACAAATTTGTCAGCATAACCTGATACGGTGTTTGCCAGTCGAGTATTTTAAGCGGTCGCTGGTTAATTTGGAGTAACGTCGTCGTTTAAATCTTGAGCACTAATGTGCTCAAAACGAGTCCCTTTAGGATAAAAATAACGTAAATTCCGATTAAAGCGTTCATTACTACCACGTTCAGCTGGAGTATAAGCATGGCAGTAATAGGTCTTAATCCATATTGTGATTCGAGTGATACTAGCCCACTAAACTCAGTGCCACGGTCCACAGTAAAGCTGTGCACCGGACCATTAAAGTGGTTAGGAACTTAGTTAGTGCTTCATTAACAGTCGCTGTCGTCCGATCTTTTAACCGGTATGCCCAAAGGAACCGTGATTTGCGATCGATTAAAGTTAATAAAACTGCCTTACTATGCCCACGAGGACCAACGACTGTATCTAGTTCAAAATCGCCGATGCGCTTACGTTGATTAATCATCATGGGACGCTGTTCAATTGATCGCCCCAAAGATTGATTATATTTGGATCGTTGGTCAACGTTACGCCGTTGGCGCACGCCATGTTCAGAAGCTGTCCAAGATCTATGATTTTTGATATACTTCTATGTAAAAAGCGAGTTTAAGCTATGAAAAATTATCCCAGCAATATTACTCGGCAACAATTTGAATTAATTCGACCAGCTTTAGAAAATTTTCGTAAGCGAACTAAGCCTCGAAAATATGACCTCTACGAGGTCTTCTGTGCGGTCCTATATGTCTTGAAAACCGGTTGCCAACGGCGTCAAGTCCCCGGTGATTTCCCAGAATGGCGGTCAGTTTACAACTATTACAAAATTTGGTCAACTAAAGCTGAGCCTACGGCTGATTCTTTATTGGAACAAGTTTTAAAAAATTGTCATTGCTCGGCGAACTTACCAAGGACGTTCAGCTTTAACTTCCTTTATTATCGTTGACGCTCAGAGCGTCAAAAACACCGCTACTGCTGAAAACAAAGGTTACGACGCTGGTAAGAAAATCTCGGGGATTAAGCGCCATCTGGCAGTTGATATCAATGGCTTTCCGCAGGCATTCACATGACGCGAGCGAACGTCTCTGATCGAGACGGGGCCAGTGCAATGATCGCTTTACATGCCATGCATTTACGCCAGGTTCAAAATGTCTTAGTTGATGGTGGTTATTCAGGCGTTAATTTTCAGCTCGATGTAGCCAGTAATTTAAACGCAACCGTGCAGGTTGCGAAGCGCAATGAGTTGCATCGATTCGAAGTCATGCCCCAACGTTGGGTAGTCGAACGATCTTTTAGTTGGCTAGAGAATTGTCGGCGACTTTGGAAAAATTGTGAGCGTCAATTAACCACCAGTCTGCAAATGGTCGTTTTAGCGTTTTTAGCACTATTACTTAAGAGATTTTAGACAGCTTCTTACAACTTTTAGTTAATAATATTAGAGAAAAAATTAGGGTAGCTGTCCCACCGAAGGGAGATCATGTTGTCACTCTATGTACTCAACAAAATCTTCAAATTTATTATGTAAAATCGAATGGTATAACTGATAATCGTGTTCGACATGTTACGAAAATTATTACCATCCATTTTTTATTAATAGCTATAATAATTCTAGGCTTTTTCCTTTTAGCCTTGTTTATTCTTAAGTTAAGAATAAATTACTTACAAAGAACACAAGAATTGACAGATATACATGCAAAAATGCTAGTCGGGGAAAATAACAGATTCCGTTCTTTTCCGTGTTATTATTGAGTCAAATCAATATATAAGGTAGTGATTTTAATGCCCTCTCTTTTCCTGGTTTTCACAAAATCAAAGTCATAAATATGAATTTCAGCACAAATTACTTTGGTCTCCTAAATTAAATCGGAAACATGGTAGAAATCCCGGGTATGTAAACATGTCTCATGTCAGAAGAGGAGATATTATTTTTCATGTTTTTAACCAAAAGATTCATGCTGTAAGTGTTGCTAAATATGACGTTTATAGCTCCCCCAAGCCATTAGCATATGATGGAAATATTTGGGACGATGATGGTTGGAGGGTTGATTGTGATATGTATAAACTTGAAATTCCCTTATCTGATCATCGAGAATGGTTAAATGCACATAAGGGTGAAGTCTTTGATAAGAATGGGCGATTAAAGCAACAATATCTTTTTGAACTAAACCAAGAACAAAAAAATTATTTTTGGCATTTGATTCCAAGTAAACTAATGGAATCACTTTTGATTGATAGTACTACATCAACTACAAAAGTTCCAAATTTAAGAGAAGTAGGTAAAAGTTTATCAAAAAAAAGAGTTATCGGTAATAACCAGATATGGATTCATGATCTCATTCAATGATCCTCGGAGGTGATTTTCAATGTTATCCAACCAGCACTTTCAATCGACACCCGCGGTAAACTTCGACTTGCTCGCCTATACGATTGGTAGTTACCACTACAATTGGCATCCGCAAATCGAATTATTTTGGCTCCTGCAAGGCCACGTGGAAGTCAACGTTGACGGCCGCCGGTATGATTTAAAAGCCAACGACTTAATTTTAATCAACACCAACTGCGGTCACGCCACGTTTGCCCTGGATCCAGAATGTCTGGCGCTGCGCTTACATATCGCCCCTGCATTCTACACCAGCCAAGGACTCGACTTGTCACACGGAGCTTTTCACCTAAACAGCGTGACAGCACCGCAACATCGCGACTACCAGACCATCCGGCAAATTCTGGCACAGCTCTATACGGGACTGCATCAATCAAGTTGGTCCGCATTCGAGCTAAACGCGGCCTATTTCCAGCTGACCAACTTGTTACATCATGACTTTTTTGACACTCAGGCAACGATTGCCTATCCACAGCCGAAAAAACAAAGCTCGCTCAGCCGGGTCATCGACAATCTCAATCAGCACTACGATCAGCCCGTCACGCTCGAATCGGCAGCCGCCATCAGTCACTACTCCACGGCCTATTTGTCCCGTATTTTTAAAGCTGAGCTCGGCATCAATTTTTACGAATACCTGACCCGCTGCCGCCTTCAACACGCGATTGCCGACTTGGAGGACCCTAATCTAAAAATTGCAGACGTTGCACCCAAAAATGGGTTCCAGGAGGTCAAGTCATTTAATTTGATGTTCAAACGGCATTTCGGTCAGACGCCTTCGAACTACCGCGAGCACCTCTCAAATGGGCCGCGTTCAGCATTCAAACAACCACTGACGCCCACGCAAACCGCCTGGGTCCAAGCACAAATGACGCACTGGGCGCAACTGGCGACGGTCGATCAACTGAGTGCCTGTGAGAGTTGTGCTTACAAATTACACTTTGAAGAATACCAAGCACTCAAAACTAAGGTCACACAATTAAAAAATCTGCTCAATCAATAATTAATGGCATAACAATTTTTGTGATAATGATTAGTCACACTTGTCGGTCCGAAATATGGATTTATCGCTCAGTACCAGTCTAATTCAGCATTTGCAACTGAATTAGACTGGTACTTTTTTGTCATATCACATACCAGATTTGGTTGATTGCGTGGTTTTTCACAACGCCTCGTGCCGTCGAAGTCATCATCTAGCGGTTAGTCTGCGTGCCCAGGGTTGCCTAAAATGAAGCTGTAAATTGATAGGAGGAAATCAATCATGGATACAATGACTTACGACTATACCGAACCCACACTATCGACCAAGGGGCAGCGAATGCGTGACATCTTGGCCGACTACATTGCCCTCATCAGTCACCGCTTACCCGATGACGTGACGGCCAAACTCGAAGAACTCAGCAAAATTGAAGTCGATCCCTTACAAAAGCTCGTTTACGATACGATGATGGAAAATCAGTTACTCGCCAACAAGCTGCAGCGGCCGAGCTGTCAAGATACTGGGGCCTTACAATTCTTCATCAAATGTGGCGCCCAGTTTCCGTTACTCGGAGAATTGAACCAGATTTTAAAGGATGCCGTTTATCGTGGCACGAAGAAGGCCCCGTTGCGGCACAACGCCGTTCAAACGTTCGACGAATACAATACTGGCATGAACATTGGTGACGGCATCCCGTCGATTTTCTTACGAGTCGACGGCAACGGTACGGACATTTCAATGTACGTTTACATGGCTGGTGGCGGTTGTACCTTGCCTGGCGCTGCCAAAGTGCTGATGCCCGGTGAAGGCTACGAAGGCGTCGTGCGGTTTGTCATGGATCGCATGACAAGCTATGGTATCAACGCTTGTCCACCATTACTCGTCGGCGTCGGCGTGGCAACCTCCGTTGAGACCGCCGCGTTGAATTCCAAACTCGCTTTGATGCGCCGCGTCGATAGTGAGAATCCAAATGCGAACGCCGCTAAGTTGGAACACCTCTTGGAAGACGGCATCAACCACATTGGGCTCGGGCCACAAGGCTTTGGTGGTCAAAAATCGGTCATGGGCGTCAACGTTGAAAATACGGCCCGGCATCCATCAACGATTGGCGTCGCCGTCAGCACTGGTTGCTGGTCCCATCGACGCGGTCTCATTAACTTTGACCAAGATTTGAATTACGAATTACCACTGAACAAAGGAGTCGAATTATCATGAAAACTTATCATTTAACCACGCCCATCTCAGATGACGACATCAAAGACATTCGAATCGGCGACATCGTGTACCTGACCGGCTCACTCACGACCTGCCGGGACGTCGCGCATCGTCGGTTAGTCGAAGAACACCGGCCGTTACCCGTCAACGTTACCGACCGTGCCATTTTACACGCTGGTCCAATCATCAAAGATCTCGGCGACGGCCACTATCAGATGGTTGCGGTCGGCCCAACCACGAGTATGCGAATGGAAAAATTCGAAGAAGCCTTTGTCAAGGAAACTCACGTTAAGTTGATCGTTGGTAAGGGTGGGATGGGCTCGGGGACAGAACGCGCCTGCAAAAAATATCACGCTCTCCATCTGGTTTATCCCGCAGGTAACGCGGTATACGCTGCGCTGCACGTTGAAAAAATCGTTGATGCACAGTGGAAGGACCTCGGCATGCCCGAAACACTCTGGGCGTGTGAAGTCAAAGACTTTGGCCCGCTGATCGTCTCGATCGATACGAACGGTGACAACTTGTTTGAGAAGAACAAAGTCATTTTTAATGAACGCAAGGAAGCCGAAATCAAGAAAATCAACGAACAAGTCAAATTTATCAAATAAGGATTGCGCCCCCGTCACAGTGGCTGTCATCGCCGTGCCGGGGGCGTCACTCAAAGGAGGTTATTTTTCATGATTAAGACAAGACCACCATTTAAGGAAGCAGCGTTA harbors:
- a CDS encoding putative holin-like toxin; translated protein: MLLFGTFLIALLSYIDNTTNEKAAPHNFDRFMGRTSVVLISATSLTALHGKSCSRGTSFFFFIIA
- a CDS encoding helix-turn-helix transcriptional regulator, with product MLSNQHFQSTPAVNFDLLAYTIGSYHYNWHPQIELFWLLQGHVEVNVDGRRYDLKANDLILINTNCGHATFALDPECLALRLHIAPAFYTSQGLDLSHGAFHLNSVTAPQHRDYQTIRQILAQLYTGLHQSSWSAFELNAAYFQLTNLLHHDFFDTQATIAYPQPKKQSSLSRVIDNLNQHYDQPVTLESAAAISHYSTAYLSRIFKAELGINFYEYLTRCRLQHAIADLEDPNLKIADVAPKNGFQEVKSFNLMFKRHFGQTPSNYREHLSNGPRSAFKQPLTPTQTAWVQAQMTHWAQLATVDQLSACESCAYKLHFEEYQALKTKVTQLKNLLNQ
- the ttdA gene encoding L(+)-tartrate dehydratase subunit alpha, which codes for MDTMTYDYTEPTLSTKGQRMRDILADYIALISHRLPDDVTAKLEELSKIEVDPLQKLVYDTMMENQLLANKLQRPSCQDTGALQFFIKCGAQFPLLGELNQILKDAVYRGTKKAPLRHNAVQTFDEYNTGMNIGDGIPSIFLRVDGNGTDISMYVYMAGGGCTLPGAAKVLMPGEGYEGVVRFVMDRMTSYGINACPPLLVGVGVATSVETAALNSKLALMRRVDSENPNANAAKLEHLLEDGINHIGLGPQGFGGQKSVMGVNVENTARHPSTIGVAVSTGCWSHRRGLINFDQDLNYELPLNKGVELS
- the ttdB gene encoding L(+)-tartrate dehydratase subunit beta, translated to MKTYHLTTPISDDDIKDIRIGDIVYLTGSLTTCRDVAHRRLVEEHRPLPVNVTDRAILHAGPIIKDLGDGHYQMVAVGPTTSMRMEKFEEAFVKETHVKLIVGKGGMGSGTERACKKYHALHLVYPAGNAVYAALHVEKIVDAQWKDLGMPETLWACEVKDFGPLIVSIDTNGDNLFEKNKVIFNERKEAEIKKINEQVKFIK